TGCTCTCCCCGCGCCGGTGCGCAGCGCCGTCCTGTGGCCGCGCGAACATGGCGCGTGGGGCCTGCTGGCCGCACCTCTGGTACTGGGCACCGCGGTGGCCGCGCGTGCCGGCGGAGACCGCTGGATGGCGTGGGGCGCGATCGTGGTCGCGGCCCTGGCCGTCTTCCTGGCCCGCACGCCTCTCGATGCGCTGCTCGGCGTGGGGATCGTGCGCGCGAACGGGCCGGCGGAGGTCGCAGCGGCGCGCGCACGCCTGGCGCTCTGGGCAACGGTCGCGGCGGTCGCCGGCGGCGTGAGCCTGCTCTTCGTCTCCTACAAGATCCTGGGGCTGTTTGCCGCGATCGGCCTTGCGGGCTACGCGACGCAGTGGCTGCTGACGCGCAGCGAATCGCAGCTCGTCGTCGCCGTGGCGTTCGCGGTGGGCGCGCCGGCGGCATACGTTGGGCTATGCGGCCGCGCCGACGGCATGGCGCTCGAGCTGGCGGTGCTGGCCTCCGCGCTCACCCTGAACCAGGTCGCCTACGTCCAGGTCGAGATCGACGCATTGCGGCACGCGGGACGGCGCGCCGACCTTCGCGCCGGCTGGCTGTTCCTCATGCTGCAGGCCGCCATACTGGCAGCGCTGCTGTGGGCGTGGCAACAGGGAGAGCTGCCGCTGCTGGCGGTGCTCGGGTTCGTGCCGCTGCTGGCGCGCGGGTTCTGGCGGTTCGCGCACACGCCCAAGCGGGTCGCGCTCAAGCGCTTGGGGTTCACGGAACTGGCGTACACCGCGATCGCAGTGGTGCTGATCGCGCTCGGAGTCTCCCTGTGATGGACATCACGAGCGGGGGTACGAGCGGTCACGGCGCAGGCAATACCGGGCCGATAGATTCCGGGAAGAAGGAGTGATCATGACGACGAAGACAGCGAAGACGGTAGCTGAGATCGCGCTGGAGACGCCGCGCGCCGCGAGCCTCTTCGAAGAGTTCGGGATCGACTACTGCTGCGGAGGCGAGAAGACGCTGCAGGAAGCGTGCAACGAGGCGCGGGTGGCGCTGGCCGAGGTCGAGGCCGCGCTGCAGGAAGTACGGGACGCGCGCGAGAGCGCGGAGGCCCGGGACTGGAGCGCGGAATCGCTGGCGCAGCTGGTGGCGCACATCGTGAATTTCCACCACCAATACGTGCGGCGCGCGCTGCCGCGCATCGAGCAATTGCTGGGCAGCGTGTTGAGCGCGCACGGGCAGAAACATCACGACCTGGCGAAGGTGCAGCGGCACTTCCACGTGCTGGCGGACGAGATGGTGCGCCACATGATGAAGGAAGAGCAGGTGCTCTTTCCGTACATCATCCGGATGGAAGACGCGGCGGCGGGTGGCGAGGCGGTGGCGGCGCCGACTTTCGGCACGGTGAAGAACCCGATCCGGATGATGCGGTCCGAACACGACTCGATCGGGCTCGAGCTGCGGGAGATCCGCAAGCTGAGCAAGGATTACGACACGCCCAAGGAGCAATGCAATTCGTTCCGGGCGCTGTACAACGCGCTGGAGGAATTCGAGCGCGAGCGCAACCAGCACATCCACCTGGAGAACGAGATCCTGTTCCCGCGGGCGGAAGCGCTGGAAGCGCGGGCCGGCAGGCAATAAGGGGGAAGGTATGAGACGGGAACTGAAGCAGGAATTCGCGGAGCGTCCGCTGGTGGTGATCTGGGAGATGACGCAGGCGTGCGACCTGAAATGCGCGCACTGCCGCGCGAGCGCGCAGCCGTTGCGCTCGGCGCTGGAGCTCTCGACCGCGGAAGGCTTCCACCTGGTGGACCAGGTGGCGGAGATGGGGGTGCCGATCTTCGTGCTGACCGGGGGCGATCCGCTGAAGCGCTCGGACCTGTTCGCGATCACGCAGTACGCGGCGCAGAAGGGCGTGAAGACGTCGCTGACGCCGAGCGCGACGCCGCTGCTGACGCGCGACTCGATCCGCAAGCTGAAGGAATCGGGGCTGGCGCGGCTGGCGCTCTCGCTCGACGGCGCGACGCCGGAGCTGCACGACGGCATCCGTGGCGTGCCGGGTTCGTTCGCCAAGACGCTGGAGTGCGCGAAGTGGGCGCGCGAGGTGCACCTGCCGCTGCAGATCAACACCACCGTCTCGCGGCGCAACTTCCACCAACTGGAGGAGATGGCGAAGCTGCTGGAAGAGCAGAAGATCGTGCTGTGGAGCATGTTCTTCCTGGTGCCGGTGGGGCGCGGCCAGGCCTTCGACCTGCTCTCGCCGGAGGAGACCGAAGCGGTGTTCGGGCGGATGTACGAGATGTCGAAGCGGGTGCCGTTCCGCATCAAGACGACCGAAGCGCCGCACTACCGGCGCTTCCTGATGCAGCAGAAGGCGGCCGCGGCGGGCGGCGAGGAGAAGCTGCCGGAGATGCTGGCGCACGCGCAGACCGGGGTGAGCGACGGCAAGGGGTTCATGTTCATCAGCCACACCGGGCAGGTGTTCCCGTCGGGCTTCCTGCCTCTGCCGGCGGGCAACATCCTGTGGGAGCCGCTGGGGCAGATCTACCGCAAGTCGCCGCTGTTCATGGCGCTGCGGGATCCGGAGCAGCTGAAAGGGAAGTGCCACGACTGCGAGTTCCGCGAGCTGTGCGGTGGATCGCGCGCGCGGGCCTACGCCTTCACCGGCGACCCGCTGAGCGAGGAGCCCTGCTGCGCGTTCACGCCGCAGGCGAGCGCGGCTGCCGACTAAGGCCTGGCGACAGGCGGAGGCATGAGGACCGGGAAATCTCCCGGTCCTTCGCCTTTTAGGGCGAACACAGAGCGAAGCAGAAAATCTTGCCGTGGCGGACTTAAGTCACAGCCTATCGTCTCACGACCTTTCATGATGAAGGTGTCATGGAGGGTACGACGATGGAGCGTATTCATAGATCCAGGCTGGTAGTGACGGCGGCCGCGATGCTGCTGCTGAGCGTGGCGGCGGTGGGACAGCAAACGCACGAGATGCCGGCGGCGAAGAGCGGAGCGGCCGTCAACATCGTGCGCGACCCGGCGGAGGTGCCGCCGCCGGTCGGCGATCGCGCTCCGGCGACGGTCAGGATCCAGCTCGTTTCGAAGGAAGTGGTGGGCACGCTGGATGCGCAGGCGGGCACCACGTTCCGTTACTGGACGTTCAACGGCAAGGTGCCGGGGCCGATGATCCGCGTGCGGGAGGGCGACACCATCGAGGTGAGCCTGCGCAACGAGCCGGGCAGCGCGATGGTCCACTCCATCGACTTTCACGCCGCGATGGGACCGGGCGGCGGCGCGGCCCTGACGCAGGTGACCCCGGGGCAGGAGAAGACGTTCACTTTCGTGGCGGCGACTCCCGGGCTCTATGTGTACCACTGCGGCACGCCGATGATCGGCGACCACATCGCCAACGGCATGTACGGGCTGATCCTGGTGGAGCCGGCGGGCGGGCTGCCGAAGGTCGACCACGAATACTACGTCATGCAGGGGGAGATCTACACCGCAGGACCGAAGGGGAAGAGCGGACTGCAGGCCTTCAGCGAAGCGAAGCTGCTGGCGGAGCAGCCCGACTATGTAGTGTTCAACGGCGCGGTCGACTCGCTCACCGGCAAGTACACACTGAAGTCGAAGACGGGCGAGACGGTGCGGCTGCTGTTCGGCAATGCCGGCCCCAACCTGACGTCGTCGTTCCACGTGGTGGGGCACATCTTCAGCAAAGATTACGTGCTGGGCGGGCTCGAATCGCCGCCCGTGACCGGCATCCAGACCATCAGCGCGCCGGCGGGCGGGGCCACCCTGGTCGAGATGGTGACCAACATGCCGGGCAAGTACCCCTTCATGGACCATGCGATGGCGCGCATGCCGAAGGGGTTGATGGGGATGCTGGCGGTCGAGGGTGTGGCTGTGGCGGATTACATGCATCCGGGGCCGGCGCCGGTGACGGCGGCTGCGGGCCCGGCGCCGCAAGCGATGATCGTGGCGCAGGACGACGCCGTGCCGGCGACGCAGAGTGCGGGCACCGGCGTCCTCGCCATGCTGCCGCACGACGAGGCGCCGGAGAGCGGGACGGCCGCGACGACGGAGCCGGCCGCGAAGCCGGTGGCGACGGTGCGCACGAATGAGCTTAGCGGCTGTCTGCACCTGGCGCCGGGTACTCGGCAATTGCGGCTCACGGCGTTCCGCTCCGGCACGAGCTACGACTTGGAGCCGCGGGCAGGCCTGCTGAGCGAACACCCGCTCCTGTTCGCCGACAACCTGAACACCCTGGTGCAGGTGAATGGCCGCTTCGAACCGGCGCAGGGAAAACGGCGCTTCGCGGTAGAGGCGGTGACGCCGCTGGCACCGACCTGCCACCCGCAGGGCTCGCTCGCGGCGTTGCGGCGGGCGGCGCAGGCGAAGATGGTGCGGACTGCGGTCGAGGGAGCGCGCGGCAGGGTGGGCGCGACGGTCAACATGAGCGAGATGGCGTTCCTTCAGCGCCAGGTGACGATCGAGGCGGGGCAGAGCGTGCTGTGGCGGAACACTTCGCAGGTCACGCACGATGTCGTGACCAACGTGGCTCGGGTGGCGATTGCGGCGCACGTGCGCACCCCGAACGGCGCCGCGATGTTCGACTCGGGCCACATCCAGCCGGGCGCGAACTACCAGCGCACTTTTAACGTGCCGGGCATTTATAAGTACGTCTGCACGCTGCATGAGACCGGCGGGATGATCGGAGTGGTGATCGTGAAGCCGGCGCCGGGAAGGACCGAGCCGGCGGTCATGACGGCCGCAGCGGGCAAGTAGGCGGACGCGGGCACGAAGGGGGCATCGCGCGGCGGCCTTCTTGCGGCCGGCAGAACAACATTCGGGCGCTCCGGCGGCTCCAACCCCGGTGGTTGGCAAACTGGAAGGCCTGCGGCGCGCGGGACGCCTGCCTTAGAGGCGTCATGCCGGCCGGGCGATAGATAATGGACGGCTGAGATAAAGGAGAGGCAAGCATGTCATACAAGGGGCTGTGGATCGCGTTGGCGGTGGTGATCATCGCGTCGTTCGCGATCCTGGGAGGTGCGGGGTACAAGGCGCTGAACGCGGCGCCGCCGCTGCCGCGGCAGGTGGCGGCGGAGGACGGGCGCGTGCTGTTCGAGGGCGCCACCATCCAGAACGGCCAGGGCGTGTGGCAGGCGATGGGCGGGCAGGAAGTCGGGTCGATCTGGGGACACGGCGCCTACGTCGCCCCGGACTGGACGGCCGACTACCTGCATCGCGAGTCGGTGCTGATGCTCGACGACTGGGCGCAGCAAGCGGGCGCGGCGAACTTTGCGGCGCTGGGTGGAGAGCAGCAGGGAGCGCTCAAGGCTCGCCTCCAGCGCGTGATGCGCAGCAACACCTACGACCCCGCCTCGGGACGGATCGTCATCGCGAAGGAGCGCGCCGCCGCCTTCGAGAGACTCGCCGCCTACTACGGCGACGTGTTCGCGAACGGGCGCAACGAATACGCCATCCCGAAAGGGGCGGTGACCGACCCCACGAAGCTGCGCGAGATGACGGCGTTCTTCTGGTGGACGGCGTGGGCGTCGTCGACGAACCGGCCGGACCTGGGGGTGAGCTACACCAACAACTGGCCGCACGAGCCGCTGGTGGGGAACACGCCGACCGGGAGCAACATCGTGTGGAGCGTGATCAGCTTCGTGCTGCTGCTGGCGGGAGTGGGCGGGATGGTGTGGTACTTCGGCTGGCGGGCCGAGGCGCCGGAGCACGTGGCGCCCGCCACGCATGATCCGTTCCTCGACCTGCAGGCCACGCCGTCGCAGCGCGCCACGACGAAGTACTTCTTCGTGGTCGCGGCGCTCATCGTGGTGCAGGTGCTGCTGGGGGCCATCACCGCGCACTACGGCGTGGAGGGCTCGGGCTTCTACGGGATCCCGCTCGACCGCTGGCTGCCGTATTCGGTCGCGCGCACCTGGCACCTGCAACTCGGCCTGTTCTGGATCGCGACCTCATGGCTGGCCACCGGGCTGTTCGTGGCGCCGGCCATCAGCGGCAAGGAGCCGAAGGGGCAGCGCCTGGGCGTGAACATCCTGTTCGGCGCGGTGCTGCTGGTCGTGGTGGGGTCGCTGACGGGCGAGTGGCTGAGCATCCAGAACAAGCTGGGCGGGCTGAACTGGTTCTGGTTCGGCACGCAAGGGTACGAGTACGTGGACCTCGGCCGCTTCTGGCAGATCGCGCTGTTCGGCGGGCTGTGCTTCTGGCTGTGGCTGATGTGGCGCGGGCTGCGGCCGGCGCTGCAGCGGAAGGACGAAAGCCATTCGCTGCTGCTGTTATTCACCATCGCGTCGATCGCGATCCCGCTGTTC
Above is a genomic segment from Terriglobales bacterium containing:
- the nirK gene encoding copper-containing nitrite reductase, which codes for MERIHRSRLVVTAAAMLLLSVAAVGQQTHEMPAAKSGAAVNIVRDPAEVPPPVGDRAPATVRIQLVSKEVVGTLDAQAGTTFRYWTFNGKVPGPMIRVREGDTIEVSLRNEPGSAMVHSIDFHAAMGPGGGAALTQVTPGQEKTFTFVAATPGLYVYHCGTPMIGDHIANGMYGLILVEPAGGLPKVDHEYYVMQGEIYTAGPKGKSGLQAFSEAKLLAEQPDYVVFNGAVDSLTGKYTLKSKTGETVRLLFGNAGPNLTSSFHVVGHIFSKDYVLGGLESPPVTGIQTISAPAGGATLVEMVTNMPGKYPFMDHAMARMPKGLMGMLAVEGVAVADYMHPGPAPVTAAAGPAPQAMIVAQDDAVPATQSAGTGVLAMLPHDEAPESGTAATTEPAAKPVATVRTNELSGCLHLAPGTRQLRLTAFRSGTSYDLEPRAGLLSEHPLLFADNLNTLVQVNGRFEPAQGKRRFAVEAVTPLAPTCHPQGSLAALRRAAQAKMVRTAVEGARGRVGATVNMSEMAFLQRQVTIEAGQSVLWRNTSQVTHDVVTNVARVAIAAHVRTPNGAAMFDSGHIQPGANYQRTFNVPGIYKYVCTLHETGGMIGVVIVKPAPGRTEPAVMTAAAGK
- the ric gene encoding iron-sulfur cluster repair di-iron protein; the encoded protein is MTTKTAKTVAEIALETPRAASLFEEFGIDYCCGGEKTLQEACNEARVALAEVEAALQEVRDARESAEARDWSAESLAQLVAHIVNFHHQYVRRALPRIEQLLGSVLSAHGQKHHDLAKVQRHFHVLADEMVRHMMKEEQVLFPYIIRMEDAAAGGEAVAAPTFGTVKNPIRMMRSEHDSIGLELREIRKLSKDYDTPKEQCNSFRALYNALEEFERERNQHIHLENEILFPRAEALEARAGRQ
- a CDS encoding nitric-oxide reductase large subunit gives rise to the protein MSYKGLWIALAVVIIASFAILGGAGYKALNAAPPLPRQVAAEDGRVLFEGATIQNGQGVWQAMGGQEVGSIWGHGAYVAPDWTADYLHRESVLMLDDWAQQAGAANFAALGGEQQGALKARLQRVMRSNTYDPASGRIVIAKERAAAFERLAAYYGDVFANGRNEYAIPKGAVTDPTKLREMTAFFWWTAWASSTNRPDLGVSYTNNWPHEPLVGNTPTGSNIVWSVISFVLLLAGVGGMVWYFGWRAEAPEHVAPATHDPFLDLQATPSQRATTKYFFVVAALIVVQVLLGAITAHYGVEGSGFYGIPLDRWLPYSVARTWHLQLGLFWIATSWLATGLFVAPAISGKEPKGQRLGVNILFGAVLLVVVGSLTGEWLSIQNKLGGLNWFWFGTQGYEYVDLGRFWQIALFGGLCFWLWLMWRGLRPALQRKDESHSLLLLFTIASIAIPLFYGAGLMYGQKTSLVTAEYWRWWVVHLWVEGFFEVFATVVIAFLFTRLGLLAVRSATRAVLFSTVIFLSGGIVGTFHHLYFTGVPDYVLALGSVFSALEVVPLVLIGFEAWENIRLARTGERDARWVRAYRWPIYFFVGVAFWNFVGAGLFGFFINPPIALYYMQGLNTTPVHGHTALFGVYGLLGIGLMLFCLRALRPREMWKSGALTVAFWGINIGLMAMVALSLLPIGLMQAWASVEFGTWYARSAEFMQTGVMNRLRWMRMFGDTIFAVGALALGWFVLGLLTGHSHTGKRPSVLEYEKGKADAAD
- a CDS encoding YwiC-like family protein, translated to MTSKVLVESALPAPVRSAVLWPREHGAWGLLAAPLVLGTAVAARAGGDRWMAWGAIVVAALAVFLARTPLDALLGVGIVRANGPAEVAAARARLALWATVAAVAGGVSLLFVSYKILGLFAAIGLAGYATQWLLTRSESQLVVAVAFAVGAPAAYVGLCGRADGMALELAVLASALTLNQVAYVQVEIDALRHAGRRADLRAGWLFLMLQAAILAALLWAWQQGELPLLAVLGFVPLLARGFWRFAHTPKRVALKRLGFTELAYTAIAVVLIALGVSL
- a CDS encoding TIGR04053 family radical SAM/SPASM domain-containing protein, producing MRRELKQEFAERPLVVIWEMTQACDLKCAHCRASAQPLRSALELSTAEGFHLVDQVAEMGVPIFVLTGGDPLKRSDLFAITQYAAQKGVKTSLTPSATPLLTRDSIRKLKESGLARLALSLDGATPELHDGIRGVPGSFAKTLECAKWAREVHLPLQINTTVSRRNFHQLEEMAKLLEEQKIVLWSMFFLVPVGRGQAFDLLSPEETEAVFGRMYEMSKRVPFRIKTTEAPHYRRFLMQQKAAAAGGEEKLPEMLAHAQTGVSDGKGFMFISHTGQVFPSGFLPLPAGNILWEPLGQIYRKSPLFMALRDPEQLKGKCHDCEFRELCGGSRARAYAFTGDPLSEEPCCAFTPQASAAAD